In Elaeis guineensis isolate ETL-2024a chromosome 1, EG11, whole genome shotgun sequence, a genomic segment contains:
- the LOC105039957 gene encoding protein FAR1-RELATED SEQUENCE 5 translates to MSTSNECASEENAMLKLSPASKECHDGFETLVINNTNAGDGPAENITVNGSAENINAANGSEENINATDGSAENANATDGSVEDTNATDGSMEEMNVKDGSVKITSVIDGSVKNTSGIGELVKNTNNLDGSPALDSINASQLDPKVGMTFHSEDEAYDFYNSYAKRKGFSVRKGHLSRRRDGSIRDRHYVCSNEGFRQEHRTHITKKPRPLERTNCLARIEFKVNRDNVWVVNKFIDDHNHPLASPNKVHMLRSHRKKLPIQRAVFTEADYYYGVKHSLLHDFESEDLHGTEDTGLLLKNQSNCLSTKRIRDLEKGDAQFLLDFLKAKQSEDPSFFYAVQLDEKERLTNFFWADARSIIDYAYFGDAVLFDTTYRTSRFDIPFAPFIGINHHKQIVIFGAALLLDETTESFVWLFKTFLDAMSGKQPKTIFTDWCAAMSKAIAISLPDSCHQLCLWHILQNVPKHLNSVCSREPNFQKEFENCIYGGCSEDDFHKRWDNLISKYGLASNSWLKDLYAVREKWALAYHSHSFCGTLTTKQRAESMDNLFKIHFYRKLPLSKFIMQYFKALVQLREDELVEDYESRQTKPVLLVDIPMLAEAAESYTRMMYMDFEYEYKSQLACLCEPVGVDGTVYTFKVSVPQKQSSGHVEFNPSNATVTCSCKKFESMGILCMHALKVLNNNNVLYLPPRYILKRWTKYAKDGPLSDARQPVVDPGLQESLSHRYSRVCHKAIAVAVKSALSKDALDILEHGLDRLIAEMENLLHNASLNEQREDMNVDDNMQQNTLDASNICFDSFEFTAR, encoded by the coding sequence ATGTCAACTTCGAATGAATGTGCTTCAGAAGAGAATGCCATGTTAAAATTATCCCCAGCTTCCAAGGAATGTCATGATGGCTTCGAGACGCTAGTTATAAATAACACCAATGCTGGGGATGGACCAGCAGAAAATATCACTGTAAATGGATCAGCAGAAAACATTAATGCTGCAAATGGATCAGAAGAAAATATTAATGCCACAGATGGATCAGCAGAAAATGCCAATGCCACAGATGGGTCTGTCGAAGATACCAATGCCACAGATGGATCAATGGAAGAAATGAATGTGAAAGATGGATCAGTAAAAATTACCAGTGTCATTGATGGATCTGTGAAAAATACTAGTGGAATAGGTGAATTAGTAAAAAATACCAATAACCTGGATGGATCACCTGCTCTGGATTCGATTAATGCTTCACAGTTAGATCCAAAAGTTGGTATGACATTTCATTCAGAAGATGAAGCATATGATTTCTACAATTCATATGCAAAGAGAAAGGGTTTCAGTGTTCGGAAGGGCCATCTTTCTCGAAGAAGAGATGGGAGTATACGAGACAGACATTATGTTTGTAGCAATGAAGGTTTCCGTCAAGAGCATCGTACACATATAACAAAGAAGCCACGTCCCCTTGAGAGAACAAATTGTCTGGCTCGTATTGAATTCAAAGTGAATCGTGATAATGTATGggtagtgaataaattcattgatGACCACAATCATCCACTAGCAAGCCCCAATAAGGTACACATGTTAAGGTCTCACAGAAAGAAGCTGCCTATTCAACGTGCAGTTTTTACCGAAGCAGATTACTATTATGGAGTAAAACATTCTTTGCTGCATGATTTTGAGTCAGAGGATTTGCATGGTACTGAAGATACTGGACTTCTTTTGAAGAACCAAAGCAACTGTTTGAGCACGAAAAGAATAAGAGATCTTGAGAAGGGAGATGCTCAGTTTCTTTTAGACTTTCTGAAAGCTAAGCAGTCTGAGGATCCATCATTTTTTTATGCAGTACAACTTGATGAAAAGGAAAGGTTGACCAACTTCTTCTGGGCAGATGCACGATCAATAATTGATTATGCATACTTTGGTGATGCAGTGTTGTTTGATACGACCTACCGGACAAGCAGGTTTGACATACCATTTGCTCCATTTATTGGCATAAACCATCACAAGCAGATCGTCATTTTTGGTGCTGCATTACTGTTAGATGAAACTACAGAATCATTTGTTTGGTTATTTAAAACATTCTTGGATGCAATGTCTGGAAAGCAGCCGAAGACAATTTTTACAGATTGGTGTGCTGCAATGTCAAAGGCAATTGCTATAAGTTTACCTGACTCATGTCATCAGCTTTGTTTATGGCATATACTTCAAAATGTTCCAAAACATTTAAATAGTGTCTGCAGTCGCGAGCCTAACTTTCAGAAGGAGTTCGAAAATTGCATCTATGGAGGTTGCTCTGAAGATGATTTCCATAAAAGATGGgataacttgatctctaagtatGGTCTTGCAAGTAATTCATGGTTAAAAGACTTGTATGCAGTTAGAGAGAAATGGGCTTTGGCTTATCATAGTCATTCATTCTGTGGTACCCTGACAACAAAGCAAAGGGCCGAAAGCATGGACAATCTCTTTAAGATTCATTTCTATAGGAAATTGcctctttcaaaatttattatgcAGTATTTTAAGGCATTGGTTCAACTTCGTGAGGATGAGCTGGTTGAAGATTATGAATCAAGGCAAACTAAACCAGTTTTACTGGTCGATATACCTATGCTAGCCGAAGCAGCAGAATCTTATACAAGAATGATGTATATGGACTTTGAATATGAATACAAGAGCCAACTTGCCTGTCTTTGTGAACCTGTTGGCGTGGATGGTACAGTGTACACTTTCAAAGTTTCTGTTCCCCAAAAGCAGAGTAGCGGGCATGTTGAATTTAACCCTTCCAATGCTACAGTAACATGCAGCTGTAAAAAGTTTGAGTCAATGGGTATTCTGTGCATGCATGCATTAAAAGTTCTTAACAACAACAATGTTCTGTATCTCCCACCTCGGTACATATTGAAGAGGTGGACAAAATATGCTAAGGATGGGCCACTATCTGATGCACGTCAACCTGTGGTTGACCCTGGTCTTCAAGAATCCTTGTCTCACCGATATAGCCGTGTTTGCCATAAGGCGATTGCTGTTGCAGTAAAAAGTGCATTATCAAAAGATGCACTTGATATTCTTGAGCATGGACTTGATAGATTGATCGCAGAAATGGAAAATTTGCTTCATAATGCTTCATTGAATGAACAAAGAGAGGATATGAATGTTGATGACAATATGCAGCAGAATACACTGGATGCCAGTAACATTTGTTTTGACAGTTTTGAGTTTACTGCTAGATGA